In Nostoc piscinale CENA21, the genomic stretch TTGGAAAAATCAAATCCTTGCATCTCTGTGACAATGGCAATTACCAGAGAACCCAAGTCGTTTTCTCCTTCCATTCGTTGGCGGACATAAATTTGCGCGGCTCGTTGAGCAATCGTTTGGTTGACTGCTTCGGGGATAAATTCTGCATCTAACCACCGCAACAAACGCTCTTGTAACCACTCACCTTCAAGGAGGGGGTTGTTAGCTGGTGGTAGGGTAATGGATGGGATTGGTTGTGTCATTTTGGTAAATGCAGAGTCATGCTAAATATATCCCAGAGGAGCGCAGAGGATGGCGATCGCATCAAACGGCGTTCCTCTGAATTTTTTTATTTTATTTTGATCTATCTATGCAATATGATATCGCTGCAATTATTCAAGGATATGCCCAAGGTTATTTTCTCATGGCTGATGACGATCATGGCTTGGATTGGTATGGCAGCCGCGATCGGACTTTGATTCCTTTAGATCAGCGATTCCGCTATCCTAAGTCCTTGCAGCGTGTTTTGAATCAAGAACGGTTTACAGTTGCGATTAACCGCGATTTTCCGGCTGTTGTGGCTGGCTGCGCGAACCGAGAAACAACCTGGATATCAGATGAATTAAAAGAAATTTACTTATCACTACATAAAACTGGTTTTGCTCACAGTTTTGAAACTTGGCAAGGTGATGAACTTGCAGGCGGTATTTTAGGAATAGTCATTGGCGGCGCTTTCATCGGTGAATCGATGTTTTACCGCATCCCCGAAGGCTCAAAAGTAGCAATGGTCAAATTAGTGGAAAGATTGCGCCAAAAACAATTTGTCCTGTTTGATGCTCAAATGATGAACCCACATTTAGAACGCTTTGGTGCTTACGGTATTGGTGATGAAGAATATCAAACTTTACTTCATAAAGCGTTGCAGCGGCGCTGTTCTTTGGTGTAAGAATGTAGGGCATTATGTAGCTTACTCTAACAATTTAGCGACCAATTTTTATGGGTGCAGAAGTTTACTGGTACTACACAGATTATCAACCTGATCTCAACAGTCTTATCAATGATTTCAATGATATTTATCAAGACATAAAACGAGGTCTTATAATTTACGATCAGGCTTATTTTATAAAAGCATTATGGGAATGGCGTTTTCATTTTAAAATTCATTGGGGCACTCATTTAGTTGGAGCGCAAAGGGCAATTCATAATTATTTTTCGTAGTCATACTTGGATATAGAGGCTGATATTCTATCTGTTCAGTTTAAGAGAGTTGTTAAGATTATTTGGAATTATCAGTTCTTCAGCCAAGCTATAATTTGCTTAAAGTGAAAAGAATTCTTTGGAGTGGCTTGATGTCCCTACAAGAACTGAAAGAACAAGTTTGTAAACTTTCTGTAAGCGATCGCCTCGCCCTTGTCAACGCTATTATTCAATCTCTACAAGATATACCTCAAACTGAAAACTGGCAATATTTAGTAGCTCGTCCTCATCCCTGGCGTAAACAACTTTATATTAAAGGACGCAAACTTCTGGCATCAACTATTTGGCAAGATATGATGGCCAATCAGATGTCCTCAGAGGAAGCCGCCGAAAATTGGGATTTGCCCCTATCTGCTATTGAAGAAGTGATTAATTACTGCGAGAGTCACCAAGAACTACTAAAACTAGAAGCGGATGAGGAACTCTATCGCCTACAAGTAAAAGGAGTATCAATTGAGTCTACGAATGCTGCTTGATGAGGATTCTCAAGCAAAATACTTGGTTAATCTTCTTCAAGCAGTAGGTCATGATGTAGTGACTGTTAATTTAGTAGGTTTGATGAATTGTCCCGATGTAGTTGTGTTAGATTATGCGAGACAAGATGGGCGTGTGCTGCTTACCCGTAACTGTAATGATTTTCAAGAATTACATCAAATCAATCCATCTCATCCAGGCATTTTGGCGGTTTATCAAGATTTTGTAGTGTCTAAGAATATGACCTATCAAACAATTGTCAAGGCAATTGCCAATATAGAAGCCGCAAGCTATTCTCTAGAGAATCAATTTGTTATTCTTAATCAATGGAATTATTAATTAGGACTTACTTTCATAACAATTCTTACACCTTTTGTTCAGTTACCAAAGTCAGGCTTACCCATTCACCTTTATCGCTGTAAGTGCGAACCATACGCTGGCGCAAGTTAGGTTGAATTAACCAACCAACTTCTAAAAATAAGGGTTGACGTAGTTTTACTTGCAATGGCGATGTTGCTGAAGCACCGTTAGGTAATAATAAAATTTGTACTTGCTTTTCTGGGTCTTGGTCAAAGTGAATGAGAGAACCTTTGATAGTTGCTGTTGAAGTGATAGTTCTTAGTCCAAAAGTCAAACTTTGGACTAATCGTCCAGTATCATCTAAATGTAATTTTAAAGTTGAAGAGAAAGTATCAG encodes the following:
- the aat gene encoding leucyl/phenylalanyl-tRNA--protein transferase codes for the protein MQYDIAAIIQGYAQGYFLMADDDHGLDWYGSRDRTLIPLDQRFRYPKSLQRVLNQERFTVAINRDFPAVVAGCANRETTWISDELKEIYLSLHKTGFAHSFETWQGDELAGGILGIVIGGAFIGESMFYRIPEGSKVAMVKLVERLRQKQFVLFDAQMMNPHLERFGAYGIGDEEYQTLLHKALQRRCSLV
- a CDS encoding DUF5063 domain-containing protein — translated: MGAEVYWYYTDYQPDLNSLINDFNDIYQDIKRGLIIYDQAYFIKALWEWRFHFKIHWGTHLVGAQRAIHNYFS
- a CDS encoding DUF5615 family PIN-like protein, translating into MLLDEDSQAKYLVNLLQAVGHDVVTVNLVGLMNCPDVVVLDYARQDGRVLLTRNCNDFQELHQINPSHPGILAVYQDFVVSKNMTYQTIVKAIANIEAASYSLENQFVILNQWNY